A window of the Cynocephalus volans isolate mCynVol1 chromosome 10, mCynVol1.pri, whole genome shotgun sequence genome harbors these coding sequences:
- the MINK1 gene encoding misshapen-like kinase 1 isoform X6 yields the protein MGDPAPARSLDDIDLSALRDPAGIFELVEVVGNGTYGQVYKGRHVKTGQLAAIKVMDVTEDEEEEIKQEINMLKKYSHHRNIATYYGAFIKKSPPGNDDQLWLVMEFCGAGSVTDLVKNTKGNALKEDCIAYICREILRGLAHLHAHKVIHRDIKGQNVLLTENAEVKLVDFGVSAQLDRTVGRRNTFIGTPYWMAPEVIACDENPDATYDYRSDIWSLGITAIEMAEGAPPLCDMHPMRALFLIPRNPPPRLKSKKWSKKFIDFIDTCLIKTYLSRPPTEQLLKFPFIRDQPTERQVRIQLKDHIDRSRKKREETEYEYSGSEEEDDSHGEEGEPSSIMNVPGESTLRREFLRLQQENKSNSEALKQQQQLQQQQQRDPEAHIKHLLHQRQRRIEEQKEERRRVEEQQRREREQRKLQEKEQQRRLEDMQALRREEERRQAEREQEYKRKQLEEQRQSERLQRQLQQEHAYLKSLQQQQQQQQQLQKQQQQQQILPGDRKPLYHYGRGINPADKPAWAREVEERTRMNKQQNSPLAKTKPSSTGPEPPIPQSSPGPPGPLSQTPPMQRPVEPQEGPHKSLVAHRVPLKPYAAPVPRSQSLQDQPTRNLAAFPASHDPDPAVPTPTATPSARGAVIRQNSDPTSEGPGPSPSPPTWVRPDNETPPKVPQRTSSIATALNTSGAGGSRPAQAVRARPRSNSAWQIYLQRRAERGTPKPPGPPAQPPGPPNASSNPDLRRSDPGWERSDSVLPASHGHLPQAGSLERNRVGASSKLDSSPVLSPGNKAKPDDHRSRPGRPADFVLLKERTLDEAPRPPKKAMDYSSSSEEVDSSEEDEEEGEGEPSEGSRDTPGGRSDGDTDSVSTMVVHDVEEMSGTQPPYGGGTMVVQRTPEEERSLLHADSNGYTNLPDVVQPSHSPTENSKSQSPPSKDGGSDYQSRGLVKASGKSSFTMFVDLGIYQPGGSGDTIPITALVGGEGSRLDQLQYDVRKGSVVNVNPTNTRAHSETPEIRKYKKRFNSEILCAALWGVNLLVGTENGLMLLDRSGQGKVYGLIGRRRFQQMDVLEGLNLLITISGKRNKLRVYYLSWLRNKILHNDPEVEKKQGWTTVGDMEGCGHYRVVKYERIKFLVIALKNSVEVYAWAPKPYHKFMAFKSFADLPHRPLLVDLTVEEGQRLKVIYGSSAGFHAVDVDSGNSYDIYIPVHIQSQITPHAIIFLPNTDGMEMLLCYEDEGVYVNTYGRIIKDVVLQWGEMPTSVAYICSNQIMGWGEKAIEIRSVETGHLDGVFMHKRAQRLKFLCERNDKVFFASVRSGGSSQVYFMTLNRNCIMNW from the exons GACCCTGCTGGGATCTTTGAGCTGGTGGAGGTGGTCGGCAATGGAACCTACGGACAGGTGTACAAG GGTCGGCATGTCAAGACCGGGCAGCTGGCTGCCATCAAGGTCATGGATGTCACAGAG gatgaggaggaagagatCAAGCAGGAGATCAACATGTTGAAAAAATACTCTCACCACCGCAACATTGCCACCTACTACGGGGCCTTCATCAAGAAGAGCCCCCCCGGAAATGATGACCAGCTCTGG CTGGTGATGGAGTTCTGTGGTGCTGGCTCAGTGACCGACCTGGtgaagaacacaaaaggaaatgccCTGAAGGAGGACTGCATTGCCTACATCTGCCGGGAGATTCTCAGG GGTCTGGCCCATCTTCACGCCCACAAGGTGATCCATCGAGACATCAAGGGGCAGAATGTGCTGCTGACAGAGAATGCTGAGGTCAAGCTAG TGGATTTTGGGGTGAGTGCTCAGCTGGACCGCACCGTGGGCAGGCGGAACACTTTCATTGGGACCCCCTACTGGATGGCCCCGGAGGTCATCGCATGTGACGAGAACCCCGATGCCACCTACGATTACAGG AGTGACATTTGGTCTCTAGGAATCACAGCCATCGAGATGGCAGAGGGAGCCCCCC CTCTGTGTGACATGCACCCCATGCGAGCCCTCTTCCTCATCCCTCGGAACCCTCCACCCAGGCTCAAATCCAAGAAATG GTCTAAGAAGTTCATTGACTTCATTGACACGTGTCTCATCAAGACGTACCTGAGCCGCCCACCAACGGAGCAGCTACTGAAGTTTCCCTTCATCCGAGACCAGCCCACGGAGCGGCAGGTCCGCATCCAGCTCAAGGACCACATTGACCGATCCCGGAAGAAGCGGG AGGAGACAGAATATGAGTACAGTGGCAGTGAAGAAGAAGATGACAGCCATGGAGAAGAAGGAGAGCCAAG CTCTATCATGAATGTGCCCGGGGAGTCCACCCTGCGCCGGGAATTTCTCCGGCTCCAGCAGGAGAATAAGAGCAACTCTGAGGCtttaaagcagcagcagcagctgcagcaacagcaacagcGAGACCCTGAGGCGCACATCAAACACCTGCTGCACCAGCGGCAGCGGCGCATAGAGGAGCAGAAGGAGGAGCGGCGGCGGGTTGAGGAG CAACAGCGGCGGGAGCGGGAGCAGCGGAAGCTGCAGGAGAAGGAGCAGCAGCGGCGGCTGGAGGACATGCAGGCCCTGCGGCGGGAGGAGGAGAGGCGGCAGGCGGAGCGCGAGCAG GAATACAAGCGGAAGCAGCTGGAGGAGCAGCGGCAGTCAGAGCGTCTCCAGAGGCAGCTGCAGCAGGAGCACGCCTACCTCAAGTCCCTgcagcaacaacagcagcagcagcagcagcttcagaaacagcagcagcagcagcagatccTGCCTGGGGACAGGAAGCCCCTTTATCATTATGGTCGGGGCATTAATCCCGCTGACAAACCAGCCTGGGCCCGAGAG GTAGAAGAAAGGACGAGGATGAACAAGCAGCAGAACTCTCCCTTGGCCAAGACCAAGCCAAGCAGCACAGGGCCTGAGCCCCCCATCCCTCAGTCCTCTCCTGGTCCCCCAGGACCCCTGTCCCAAACTCCTCCTATGCAGAGGCCAGTAGAGCCCCAGGAGGGACCACACAAG AGCCTGGTGGCACACCGGGTCCCACTGAAGCCATATGCAGCACCTGTACCCCGATCCCAGTCCCTGCAGGACCAGCCCACGAGAAACTTGGctgccttcccagcctcccacgACCCTGACCCGGCCGTCCCCACACCCACTGCCACGCCCAGTGCCCGAGGAGCTGTTATCCGCCAGAATTCAGATCCCACCTCTGAAGGGCCCGGCCCCAGCCCGAGTCCCCCAACCTGGGTCCGGCCAGATAATGAGACCCCGCCCAAG GTACCTCAGAGGACCTCATCTATCGCCACTGCCCTTAACACCAGTGGGGCCGGAGGGTCCCGGCCAGCTCAGGCTGTCCGTGCCAG ACCTCGCAGCAACTCCGCCTGGCAAATCTATCtgcagaggcgggcagagcggggCACCCCCAAGCCTCCGGggccccctgcccagccccctgGCCCACCCAACGCCTCTAG TAACCCTGACCTCAGGAGGAGCGACCCTGGCTGGGAGCGCTCAGACAGTGTCCTCCCAGCCTCCCACGGGCACCTCCCCCAGGCTGGCTCGTTGGAGCGGAACCGTGTGGGAG CCTCTTCCAAACTGGACAGCTCCCCAGTGCTGTCCCCTGGGAACAAAGCCAAGCCTGATGACCACCGCTCCCGGCCAGGCCGGCCCGCA GACTTTGTGCTGCTGAAGGAGCGGACCCTGGACGAGGCCCCCCGGCCTCCCAAGAAGGCCATGGATTACTCATCGTCCAGTGAGGAGGTGGACAGCAGtgaagaggatgaggaggagggtGAAGGCGAGCCATCGGAGGGGAGCAGAGACACCCCTGGGGGCCG cAGCGATGGAGACACAGACAGTGTCAGCACCATGGTGGTCCATGACGTGGAGGAGATGAGCGGGACCCAGCCACCATACGGGGGTGGCACCATGGTGGTCCAGCGC ACACCTGAAGAGGAGCGAAGCCTGCTTCATGCTGACAGCAACGGTTACACGAACCTGCCCGATGTGGTCCAGCCCAGCCACTCCCCCACTGAGAACAGCAAAAGTCAAAGCCCACCCTCAAAGGACGGAGGCAGTGAT tACCAGTCTCGTGGGCTGGTAAAGGCCTCTGGCAAGAGCTCATTCACGATGTTCGTGGATCTAGGCATCTACCAGCCCGGAGGCAGTGGGGACACCATCCCCATCACAG CCCTGGTGGGTGGAGAGGGCAGTCGGCTTGATCAGCTGCAGTACGATGTGAGGAAGGGCTCTGTGGTCAACGTGAATCCCACCAACACCCGGGCCCACAGTGAAACCCCTGAGATTCGGAAGTACAAGAAGCGATTCAATTCTGAGATCCTCTGTGCTGCCCTTTGGG GGGTCAACCTGCTGGTGGGCACAGAGAATGGGCTGATGTTGCTGGACCGAAGTGGGCAGGGCAAGGTGTACGGACTCATCGGGCGGCGACGCTTCCAGCAAATGGATGTGCTGGAGGGGCTCAACTTGCTCATCACCATCTCAG gGAAAAGGAACAAACTGCGGGTGTATTACCTGTCCTGGCTCCGGAACAAGATTCTGCACAATGACCCAGAAGTGGAGAAGAAGCAAGGCTGGACCACTGTGGGGGACATGGAGGGCTGCGGGCACTACCGCGTTG TGAAGTACGAGCGTATTAAGTTCCTGGTCATTGCTCTAAAGAACTCCGTGGAGGTGTATGCCTGGGCCCCCAAACCCTACCACAAATTCATGGCCTTCAAG TCCTTTGCGGACCTCCCACACCGCCCTCTGCTGGTTGACCTGACAGTAGAGGAGGGTCAGCGGCTCAAGGTCATCTATGGCTCCAGTGCCGGCTTCCATGCTGTGGATGTCGATTCGGGAAACAGCTATGATATCTACATCCCTGTGCAC ATCCAGAGCCAGATCACGCCCCATGCCATCATCTTCCTCCCCAACACCGATGGCATGGAGATGCTGCTGTGCTACGAGGACGAAGGCGTGTACGTCAACACGTATGGGCGGATCATTAAGGATGTGGTGCTGCAGTGGGGAGAGATGCCCACCTCTGTGG CCTACATCTGCTCCAACCAGATAATGGGCTGGGGTGAGAAAGCCATTGAGATCCGCTCTGTGGAGACGGGCCACCTGGATGGGGTCTTCATGCACAAACGAGCTCAGAGGCTCAAGTTCCTGTGTGAGCGGAATGACAAG GTGTTTTTTGCCTCAGTCCGCTCTGGGGGCAGCAGCCAAGTTTACTTCATGACTCTGAACCGTAACTGCATCATGAACTGGTGA
- the MINK1 gene encoding misshapen-like kinase 1 isoform X3, with protein sequence MGDPAPARSLDDIDLSALRDPAGIFELVEVVGNGTYGQVYKGRHVKTGQLAAIKVMDVTEDEEEEIKQEINMLKKYSHHRNIATYYGAFIKKSPPGNDDQLWLVMEFCGAGSVTDLVKNTKGNALKEDCIAYICREILRGLAHLHAHKVIHRDIKGQNVLLTENAEVKLVDFGVSAQLDRTVGRRNTFIGTPYWMAPEVIACDENPDATYDYRSDIWSLGITAIEMAEGAPPLCDMHPMRALFLIPRNPPPRLKSKKWSKKFIDFIDTCLIKTYLSRPPTEQLLKFPFIRDQPTERQVRIQLKDHIDRSRKKREETEYEYSGSEEEDDSHGEEGEPSSIMNVPGESTLRREFLRLQQENKSNSEALKQQQQLQQQQQRDPEAHIKHLLHQRQRRIEEQKEERRRVEEQQRREREQRKLQEKEQQRRLEDMQALRREEERRQAEREQEYIRHRLEEEQRQLEILQQQLLQEQALLLEYKRKQLEEQRQSERLQRQLQQEHAYLKSLQQQQQQQQQLQKQQQQQQILPGDRKPLYHYGRGINPADKPAWAREVEERTRMNKQQNSPLAKTKPSSTGPEPPIPQSSPGPPGPLSQTPPMQRPVEPQEGPHKSLVAHRVPLKPYAAPVPRSQSLQDQPTRNLAAFPASHDPDPAVPTPTATPSARGAVIRQNSDPTSEGPGPSPSPPTWVRPDNETPPKVPQRTSSIATALNTSGAGGSRPAQAVRARPRSNSAWQIYLQRRAERGTPKPPGPPAQPPGPPNASSNPDLRRSDPGWERSDSVLPASHGHLPQAGSLERNRVGASSKLDSSPVLSPGNKAKPDDHRSRPGRPADFVLLKERTLDEAPRPPKKAMDYSSSSEEVDSSEEDEEEGEGEPSEGSRDTPGGRSDGDTDSVSTMVVHDVEEMSGTQPPYGGGTMVVQRTPEEERSLLHADSNGYTNLPDVVQPSHSPTENSKSQSPPSKDGGSDYQSRGLVKASGKSSFTMFVDLGIYQPGGSGDTIPITALVGGEGSRLDQLQYDVRKGSVVNVNPTNTRAHSETPEIRKYKKRFNSEILCAALWGVNLLVGTENGLMLLDRSGQGKVYGLIGRRRFQQMDVLEGLNLLITISGKRNKLRVYYLSWLRNKILHNDPEVEKKQGWTTVGDMEGCGHYRVVKYERIKFLVIALKNSVEVYAWAPKPYHKFMAFKSFADLPHRPLLVDLTVEEGQRLKVIYGSSAGFHAVDVDSGNSYDIYIPVHIQSQITPHAIIFLPNTDGMEMLLCYEDEGVYVNTYGRIIKDVVLQWGEMPTSVAYICSNQIMGWGEKAIEIRSVETGHLDGVFMHKRAQRLKFLCERNDKVFFASVRSGGSSQVYFMTLNRNCIMNW encoded by the exons GACCCTGCTGGGATCTTTGAGCTGGTGGAGGTGGTCGGCAATGGAACCTACGGACAGGTGTACAAG GGTCGGCATGTCAAGACCGGGCAGCTGGCTGCCATCAAGGTCATGGATGTCACAGAG gatgaggaggaagagatCAAGCAGGAGATCAACATGTTGAAAAAATACTCTCACCACCGCAACATTGCCACCTACTACGGGGCCTTCATCAAGAAGAGCCCCCCCGGAAATGATGACCAGCTCTGG CTGGTGATGGAGTTCTGTGGTGCTGGCTCAGTGACCGACCTGGtgaagaacacaaaaggaaatgccCTGAAGGAGGACTGCATTGCCTACATCTGCCGGGAGATTCTCAGG GGTCTGGCCCATCTTCACGCCCACAAGGTGATCCATCGAGACATCAAGGGGCAGAATGTGCTGCTGACAGAGAATGCTGAGGTCAAGCTAG TGGATTTTGGGGTGAGTGCTCAGCTGGACCGCACCGTGGGCAGGCGGAACACTTTCATTGGGACCCCCTACTGGATGGCCCCGGAGGTCATCGCATGTGACGAGAACCCCGATGCCACCTACGATTACAGG AGTGACATTTGGTCTCTAGGAATCACAGCCATCGAGATGGCAGAGGGAGCCCCCC CTCTGTGTGACATGCACCCCATGCGAGCCCTCTTCCTCATCCCTCGGAACCCTCCACCCAGGCTCAAATCCAAGAAATG GTCTAAGAAGTTCATTGACTTCATTGACACGTGTCTCATCAAGACGTACCTGAGCCGCCCACCAACGGAGCAGCTACTGAAGTTTCCCTTCATCCGAGACCAGCCCACGGAGCGGCAGGTCCGCATCCAGCTCAAGGACCACATTGACCGATCCCGGAAGAAGCGGG AGGAGACAGAATATGAGTACAGTGGCAGTGAAGAAGAAGATGACAGCCATGGAGAAGAAGGAGAGCCAAG CTCTATCATGAATGTGCCCGGGGAGTCCACCCTGCGCCGGGAATTTCTCCGGCTCCAGCAGGAGAATAAGAGCAACTCTGAGGCtttaaagcagcagcagcagctgcagcaacagcaacagcGAGACCCTGAGGCGCACATCAAACACCTGCTGCACCAGCGGCAGCGGCGCATAGAGGAGCAGAAGGAGGAGCGGCGGCGGGTTGAGGAG CAACAGCGGCGGGAGCGGGAGCAGCGGAAGCTGCAGGAGAAGGAGCAGCAGCGGCGGCTGGAGGACATGCAGGCCCTGCGGCGGGAGGAGGAGAGGCGGCAGGCGGAGCGCGAGCAG GAATATATCCGTCACAGGCTAGAGGAGGAGCAGCGACAGCTCGAGATCCTTCAGCAACAGCTGCTCCAGGAACAGGCCCTACTGCTG GAATACAAGCGGAAGCAGCTGGAGGAGCAGCGGCAGTCAGAGCGTCTCCAGAGGCAGCTGCAGCAGGAGCACGCCTACCTCAAGTCCCTgcagcaacaacagcagcagcagcagcagcttcagaaacagcagcagcagcagcagatccTGCCTGGGGACAGGAAGCCCCTTTATCATTATGGTCGGGGCATTAATCCCGCTGACAAACCAGCCTGGGCCCGAGAG GTAGAAGAAAGGACGAGGATGAACAAGCAGCAGAACTCTCCCTTGGCCAAGACCAAGCCAAGCAGCACAGGGCCTGAGCCCCCCATCCCTCAGTCCTCTCCTGGTCCCCCAGGACCCCTGTCCCAAACTCCTCCTATGCAGAGGCCAGTAGAGCCCCAGGAGGGACCACACAAG AGCCTGGTGGCACACCGGGTCCCACTGAAGCCATATGCAGCACCTGTACCCCGATCCCAGTCCCTGCAGGACCAGCCCACGAGAAACTTGGctgccttcccagcctcccacgACCCTGACCCGGCCGTCCCCACACCCACTGCCACGCCCAGTGCCCGAGGAGCTGTTATCCGCCAGAATTCAGATCCCACCTCTGAAGGGCCCGGCCCCAGCCCGAGTCCCCCAACCTGGGTCCGGCCAGATAATGAGACCCCGCCCAAG GTACCTCAGAGGACCTCATCTATCGCCACTGCCCTTAACACCAGTGGGGCCGGAGGGTCCCGGCCAGCTCAGGCTGTCCGTGCCAG ACCTCGCAGCAACTCCGCCTGGCAAATCTATCtgcagaggcgggcagagcggggCACCCCCAAGCCTCCGGggccccctgcccagccccctgGCCCACCCAACGCCTCTAG TAACCCTGACCTCAGGAGGAGCGACCCTGGCTGGGAGCGCTCAGACAGTGTCCTCCCAGCCTCCCACGGGCACCTCCCCCAGGCTGGCTCGTTGGAGCGGAACCGTGTGGGAG CCTCTTCCAAACTGGACAGCTCCCCAGTGCTGTCCCCTGGGAACAAAGCCAAGCCTGATGACCACCGCTCCCGGCCAGGCCGGCCCGCA GACTTTGTGCTGCTGAAGGAGCGGACCCTGGACGAGGCCCCCCGGCCTCCCAAGAAGGCCATGGATTACTCATCGTCCAGTGAGGAGGTGGACAGCAGtgaagaggatgaggaggagggtGAAGGCGAGCCATCGGAGGGGAGCAGAGACACCCCTGGGGGCCG cAGCGATGGAGACACAGACAGTGTCAGCACCATGGTGGTCCATGACGTGGAGGAGATGAGCGGGACCCAGCCACCATACGGGGGTGGCACCATGGTGGTCCAGCGC ACACCTGAAGAGGAGCGAAGCCTGCTTCATGCTGACAGCAACGGTTACACGAACCTGCCCGATGTGGTCCAGCCCAGCCACTCCCCCACTGAGAACAGCAAAAGTCAAAGCCCACCCTCAAAGGACGGAGGCAGTGAT tACCAGTCTCGTGGGCTGGTAAAGGCCTCTGGCAAGAGCTCATTCACGATGTTCGTGGATCTAGGCATCTACCAGCCCGGAGGCAGTGGGGACACCATCCCCATCACAG CCCTGGTGGGTGGAGAGGGCAGTCGGCTTGATCAGCTGCAGTACGATGTGAGGAAGGGCTCTGTGGTCAACGTGAATCCCACCAACACCCGGGCCCACAGTGAAACCCCTGAGATTCGGAAGTACAAGAAGCGATTCAATTCTGAGATCCTCTGTGCTGCCCTTTGGG GGGTCAACCTGCTGGTGGGCACAGAGAATGGGCTGATGTTGCTGGACCGAAGTGGGCAGGGCAAGGTGTACGGACTCATCGGGCGGCGACGCTTCCAGCAAATGGATGTGCTGGAGGGGCTCAACTTGCTCATCACCATCTCAG gGAAAAGGAACAAACTGCGGGTGTATTACCTGTCCTGGCTCCGGAACAAGATTCTGCACAATGACCCAGAAGTGGAGAAGAAGCAAGGCTGGACCACTGTGGGGGACATGGAGGGCTGCGGGCACTACCGCGTTG TGAAGTACGAGCGTATTAAGTTCCTGGTCATTGCTCTAAAGAACTCCGTGGAGGTGTATGCCTGGGCCCCCAAACCCTACCACAAATTCATGGCCTTCAAG TCCTTTGCGGACCTCCCACACCGCCCTCTGCTGGTTGACCTGACAGTAGAGGAGGGTCAGCGGCTCAAGGTCATCTATGGCTCCAGTGCCGGCTTCCATGCTGTGGATGTCGATTCGGGAAACAGCTATGATATCTACATCCCTGTGCAC ATCCAGAGCCAGATCACGCCCCATGCCATCATCTTCCTCCCCAACACCGATGGCATGGAGATGCTGCTGTGCTACGAGGACGAAGGCGTGTACGTCAACACGTATGGGCGGATCATTAAGGATGTGGTGCTGCAGTGGGGAGAGATGCCCACCTCTGTGG CCTACATCTGCTCCAACCAGATAATGGGCTGGGGTGAGAAAGCCATTGAGATCCGCTCTGTGGAGACGGGCCACCTGGATGGGGTCTTCATGCACAAACGAGCTCAGAGGCTCAAGTTCCTGTGTGAGCGGAATGACAAG GTGTTTTTTGCCTCAGTCCGCTCTGGGGGCAGCAGCCAAGTTTACTTCATGACTCTGAACCGTAACTGCATCATGAACTGGTGA